A section of the Myxocyprinus asiaticus isolate MX2 ecotype Aquarium Trade chromosome 40, UBuf_Myxa_2, whole genome shotgun sequence genome encodes:
- the LOC127431238 gene encoding glutamate receptor ionotropic, NMDA 1-like isoform X5 gives MRLLLLAVFFSCSCVRVGCEPKIVNIGAVLSQKRYEQVFKDAVTQANQVYGRDKFKLTAISVTHKANAIQMALSVCEDLISSQVYAILVSHPPQSNDHLTPTPVSYTAGFYRIPVVGLTTRMSIYSDKSIHLSFLRTVPPYSHQAHVWFDMMREFRWNHIILIISDDHEGRAAQKRLETLLEEKETKAEKVLQFNQETNLTALLLEAKELEARVIILSASEEDAAAVYKTARFLNMTGSGYVWLVGEREMSGKALSEAPDGLIGLQLINGKNESAHISDAVAIVAQSIQELFEKENITEPPRGCVGNTNIWKTGPLFKRVLMSSKYPEGLTGRVEFNDDGDRKYAHYSILNYQKSRLIQVGIYNGTQVVMNKQRKIIWPGGETERPRGFQMSTRLKIVTIHQEPFVYVKPTTLDGTCKEEYTPNGVLIKKVICTGPNETIPGRPIVPQCCYGFCVDLLIKLAMTMNFTYEVHLVADGKFGTQERVNNSNKKEWNGMMGELLGGLADMIVAPLTINNERAQYIEFSKPFKYQGLTILVKKEIPRSTLDSFMQPFQSTLWLLVGLSVHVVAVMLYLLDRFSPFGRFKVNSEEEEEDALTLSSAMWFSWGVLLNSGIGEGAPRSFSARILGMVWAGFAMIIVASYTANLAAFLVLDRPEERITGINDPRLRNPSDKFIYATVKQSSVDIYFRRQVELSTMYRHMEKHNYESAAEAIQAVRDNKLHAFIWDSAVLEFEASQKCDLVTTGELFFRSGFGIGMRKDSPWKQNVSLAILSSHENGFMEDLDKTWVRYQECDSRSNAPATLTFENMAGVFMLVAGGIAAGIFLIFIEIAYKRHKDARRKQMQLAFAAVNVWRKNLQQFPPTDITGQLNLSDPSVSTVV, from the exons ATGCGTCTACTTCTGCTGGCCGTGTTCTTCTCCTGCTCTTGCGTGCGGGTCGGCTGCGAGCCCAAGATTGTGAACATCGGGGCCGTCCTGAGCCAGAAAAGATACGAGCAGGTGTTCAAAGATGCAGTCACCCAGGCGAACCAGGTGTACGGAAGGGATAAGTTCAAGTTGACCGCCATCTCTGTCACTCACAAAGCCAATGCGATTCAGATGGCGCTGTCGGTGTGTGAAGATCTCATATCAAGCCAG GTGTATGCCATCCTGGTCAGCCATCCACCACAGTCTAATGACCATCTAACGCCCACGCCGGTCTCCTACACTGCAGGATTCTACAGAATCCCTGTAGTAGGGCTCACCACCAGGATGTCCATTTATTCAGACAAG AGCATCCATCTCTCTTTCCTTCGTACGGTGCCACCCTATTCCCACCAGGCACATGTGTGGTTTGATATGATGCGAGAGTTCCGTTGGAATCACATAATTTTAATCATCAGTGACGACCATGAAGGCAGAGCTGCGCAGAAAAGACTAGAAACTTTGCTGGAGGAGAAAGAGACCAAG GCCGAGAAAGTGCTTCAGTTCAACCAAGAGACTAACTTAACTGCCCTGCTCCTGGAGGCCAAAGAGCTGGAAGCACGAGTGATCATTCTTTCCGCCAG TGAGGAAGATGCAGCCGCCGTGTACAAAACAGCACGCTTCCTTAACATGACAGGCTCGGGCTATGTGTGGCTGGTGGGAGAGCGTGAGATGTCCGGTAAAGCTTTGAGCGAGGCCCCAGACG GGCTGATTGGCCTCCAGCTCATCAATGGCAAGAATGAGTCGGCGCACATCAGCGATGCTGTTGCCATTGTAGCCCAGTCTATCCAGGAACTCTTTGAGAAAGAGAACATCACAGAACCGCCAAGAGGCTGCGTGGGCAATACCAACATCTGGAAGACTGGGCCACTCTTTAAAAG GGTATTGATGTCATCGAAGTACCCAGAAGGCCTAACAGGACGCGTTGAGTTCAATGACGACGGAGATAGAAAATATGCGCATTACAGCATTCTGAACTACCAAAAGAGCAGACTGATACAAGTTGGCATCTACAATGGAACACAG GTGGTGATGAATAAACAGAGGAAGATAATTTGGCCCGGAGGTGAAACGGAGAGGCCGAGAGGATTCCAGATGTCAACCAGATTAAAG ATAGTGACCATTCATCAGGAACCGTTTGTGTATGTGAAGCCAACTACGCTGGATGGAACCTGCAAAGAAGAGTACACACCTAATGGAGTCTTAATTAAAAAGGTGATCTGCACTGGACCAAATGAGACCATCCCAG GACGCCCAATAGTTCCCCAATGTTGTTATGGATTTTGCGTTGACCTTCTGATCAAGCTGGCGATGACCATGAACTTCACCTATGAAGTGCACCTAGTGGCAGATGGAAAATTCGGAACACAGGAAAGA GTGAATAACAGTAACAAGAAGGAATGGAATGGCATGATGGGTGAGCTCCTGGGTGGTCTTGCAGATATGATTGTTGCTCCATTGACGATTAACAATGAACGAGCCCAGTACATAGAATTCTCCAAGCCTTTCAAATACCAAGGACTCACTATCCTCGTGAAAAAG GAAATTCCTCGTAGTACGCTGGACTCGTTCATGCAGCCATTCCAAAGCACACTGTGGCTACTGGTGGGTCTATCGGTGCATGTGGTGGCGGTGATGCTTTACCTACTAGACCGGTTCAG CCCATTTGGAAGGTTTAAAGTAAACAGcgaagaagaagaggaggatgcCCTCACATTATCTTCAGCTATGTGGTTTTCCTGGGGAGTCTTGTTGAACTCTGGAATTGGAGAAG GTGCCCCACGTAGTTTTTCAGCAAGAATTCTGGGAATGGTGTGGGCTGGCTTCGCTATGATCATAGTAGCCTCTTATACTGCCAACCTGGCTGCCTTTCTGGTGTTGGACCGGCCTGAGGAGCGCATCACCGGCATCAACGACCCAAGG CTGAGGAACCCATCAGACAAGTTCATCTATGCCACAGTAAAGCAGAGTTCGGTGGATATTTACTTCCGCCGTCAGGTTGAACTGAGCACCATGTACCGCCACATGGAGAAGCATAACTACGAGAGTGCCGCTGAAGCCATCCAGGCTGTTCGGGACAA CAAGCTGCATGCTTTCATCTGGGACTCTGCGGTGCTGGAGTTTGAAGCCTCGCAGAAGTGTGACCTGGTGACCACGGGAGAGCTGTTTTTCCGTTCGGGCTTTGGCATAGGCATGCGCAAGGACAGCCCCTGGAAACAGAATGTGTCCCTGGCTATTCTCAG TTCCCATGAGAATGGCTTCATGGAGGACCTAGATAAAACCTGGGTGAGATACCAGGAATGTGACTCAAGAAGCAATGCCCCAGCCACACTCACTTTTGAGAATATGGCAG GTGTCTTCATGCTAGTCGCTGGTGGCATTGCAGCAGGGATCTTCCTCATCTTCATTGAGATTGCGTACAAGCGCCATAAAGAcgcccgcaggaagcagatgcagCTAGCCTTTGCGGCCGTCAATGTTTGGAGGAAGAACCTACAG